The genomic stretch GGCACGCTTGACCTTCGACCCGACTTGAAGGTGTTGTAATAGAGGACATGACGGCTCTGCTGATTGGGCAACTGGCGAAACGGGCGGGCGTAGCGACGCCCACGATTCGCTACTACGAATCCATCCGCCTCCTCCAGACGCCTCCCCGATCCTCAAGCGGCTATCGGCGCTACCCGGAGGGCACGGTCGAAGAGTTGGCGTTCATCAAGAAGGCGCAGGCCCTTGGCTTCTCTCTCGACGAGATCCGCGAAATCCTCGAGCTGAGTCGGGCCGGCCGCACGCCATGCGAGCACGTGCTAGCGATGGCGCATCGCCACTTGGAGGTCGTCGAGCAGCGCATTCGCCAGCTTCAACGGTTCCGAGATCGACTCGCGGCGGAGGTGGGGAAGTGGAACGGCAAGACGACGCCGACCTGTCGCGGGCTGTGTCAGATCATTGCATCGGCCGACGCGGGCAGTGGCACCGAGCCGGTCGAGCTCACAGGGCGACAACGCGTGCCGCAGGCGAGGCACTAGCCCACTAGCCGTGCGCTGAGACATCTCACCCGGTCCTTCGCGCCGCTCTCAGCGTGCGTACGACCATGTCATCGACCGCAATCTGAGGGCGCGCTTGCATCGCGAGGGAGGAACACCATGAGGGCTTGACGCCCAGCCGCGTTCTTGGCATAGTCTATCTATGTCACGAGACGAGATTCCTCCCCGGGTCGCGACGATGATGCGTCTGAGCGAGATCGGCAGACGGGTACGCGCCCTGTGGCGGCGATCACGTGTCGCGCGGGAGCTCGACGAGGAGATGCGGCTGCACCTGGCGTTGCGCCGGGAGCAGTTGCAGAAGGCCTCGATGCCGGTGGACGCGGCGGCGGCTCTGGCGCGGCGGCGGTTTGGCAACCCGCTGCATTTACGCGAAGACGCGATGGACGCGTGGGGGTGGCGTTGGTTGGATCAGGTGGGCCAGGATGCGCGTGTCGCTCTTCGTACGCTCACGAGACATCGGGGATTCACATTAGCGGCGGTGTGCACGCTCGCGCTCGGGGTTGGCGCAACTACCGCTGTTTTCAGCGTCGTGAGCGGCGTGGTGTTGCGGCCGCTTCCATTCGCGGACCCCGATCGTCTGGTCACAATCTCCGGGATCAGTCCGCTCGATCCCGACGGCGGTCCAGTTCGGAATACCGATACATTCAGGCGCCAGAGCCGATCGTTCGAGGCCATTGCCGGCTACGAGGTCGCGGCTCGATATCTCCGTTCCCATGAGATCCCGGAACGCGTGATGGCCGTCCGTGCAGAGCCGGACTTCTTTTCGATCCTGGGCGTGCCACCGGTGCGTGGCCGCACGTTCGGCCCGAGCGATCCGCCGACGGTCGCTGTCGTGGCCGAGCGCTTCTGGCGCACACGACTCGCGGGCGATCCGTCCGCGATCGGGCGCACGCTCGCGCTCGACGATCAGACGTTCACCATGATCGGCGTGATGCCGGCATCATTTCAGTTTCCCTTTCGCGCGGCTTCGCTGTTGACCAGCGTCGCCGCCGAAGAACGTACGGATCTGTGGATTCCGCTGGATCCGCCGCTCGGTCCGCGCAGTCAGATAGGCGACGTCATCGGACGTCTTCGGCCGAGCGTGCACCTGGCTGCCGCGCAGAGCGAGCTTGCGGCAATCGCCACCCAGCTCGAGGCGCAGTACCCCGAGACCAATCAGGGACGCAGCGTGCGGATCGTGTCGCTCGCGAGCGCCGTGGCGACGCCGGCGGTCCGGCGTCCACTATTCTTGCTGTTTGGGGCGGTTGGCCTGCTGCTCATGCTGGCCTGCTCGAATATCGCGAATGTGATGCTGGCGCGTCTGACGCTTCGCAACCGAGAGATCGCAGTGCGCCGAGCGCTCGGAGCCGGCCGTCTTCGGATGATGGGGCAGTTCTTGACCGAGAATCTCCTGCTGTCGTTGGCGGCCGGCGTCGCGGCTCTTGGACTGGCGTGGTTGGGGACGAGTGCGATGATGCAGATCGCCGGCGCACGTATCCCTCGATCGCACGAGGTCGGCCTCGACTGGCGTGTGTTCCTGTTCCTGTTTGGGATCTCCACGCTCGTGGGCCTCGGCCTCAGTCTGATTCCCGTTCTGA from Luteitalea sp. encodes the following:
- a CDS encoding MerR family DNA-binding protein, giving the protein MTALLIGQLAKRAGVATPTIRYYESIRLLQTPPRSSSGYRRYPEGTVEELAFIKKAQALGFSLDEIREILELSRAGRTPCEHVLAMAHRHLEVVEQRIRQLQRFRDRLAAEVGKWNGKTTPTCRGLCQIIASADAGSGTEPVELTGRQRVPQARH
- a CDS encoding FtsX-like permease family protein, giving the protein MSRDEIPPRVATMMRLSEIGRRVRALWRRSRVARELDEEMRLHLALRREQLQKASMPVDAAAALARRRFGNPLHLREDAMDAWGWRWLDQVGQDARVALRTLTRHRGFTLAAVCTLALGVGATTAVFSVVSGVVLRPLPFADPDRLVTISGISPLDPDGGPVRNTDTFRRQSRSFEAIAGYEVAARYLRSHEIPERVMAVRAEPDFFSILGVPPVRGRTFGPSDPPTVAVVAERFWRTRLAGDPSAIGRTLALDDQTFTMIGVMPASFQFPFRAASLLTSVAAEERTDLWIPLDPPLGPRSQIGDVIGRLRPSVHLAAAQSELAAIATQLEAQYPETNQGRSVRIVSLASAVATPAVRRPLFLLFGAVGLLLMLACSNIANVMLARLTLRNREIAVRRALGAGRLRMMGQFLTENLLLSLAAGVAALGLAWLGTSAMMQIAGARIPRSHEVGLDWRVFLFLFGISTLVGLGLSLIPVLTVGRSAPRAALQESGSRSTVGGSSRRVRDGLVVTEVALAFILAVGAALLVREFIRLRNTHPGMVTTNVITFHVGHRASSETDVRQFYEIADRVERLSDLRAAGFTQLLPLQNWGWTSSSSDFQIRGRAPARTVFPIELRFVTPGYFRALGIPIRGRAFTDHDTGDTPPVVIINETLAERSFPGEEPLGKTTTRGTIVGIVGDVRQANLDKPSQPELYTPIAQNWSQLSELGLTLVVSTRNRSPAIVEPVRAIVRDINPNLAVFGIKTMDRVVDDSLSDFTIYLYVIAAAAALALVLASTGAYAMISHMTAARSHELAIRVALGASRARVVRLVVGQGAWLTIIGLGCGAFGAFTGGRLLQGLPVSIRPPDAVTMMPVAAAIAAIALAACFMPAWRAATADPIDILRRE